The Nitrososphaerota archaeon sequence TTAGAGGGGGTCATATTAGTGAGCTTGATGTTGAAGCTTCGATCAAGTTGACTAAGTTGTCTGAAAAGCTGCCTGAATTAGAGAGGGTTTCCCTCATCAGAGCTCAGGCTGTGGATGGCGTATATGTGCTGACCTTTGCCGCTGGTAATCTTAGCATCCTTCGCTCGAATCCGTCTATCAGTAAGAGTATCGATGAGGCTATGGGTGGTAAGACGCTTCTTATAGAAGCGGAGTCTACTGACAGAAAGCTTCTTGAAGACCTCTTCTACCCTATAAGGATCTTGACGGTTAATATAGTCTGGCTACCTGATGGCAGCAAGCTTACGAAAGTGATAATCC is a genomic window containing:
- a CDS encoding transcription elongation factor NusA encodes the protein MPIKTPICSFDAKTGILCPKCEARLRGGHISELDVEASIKLTKLSEKLPELERVSLIRAQAVDGVYVLTFAAGNLSILRSNPSISKSIDEAMGGKTLLIEAESTDRKLLEDLFYPIRILTVNIVWLPDGSKLTKVIIPGRKTERFPLDIELIKKVVKAVRNIDLLVEFERSAYVKAE